CATCCGCGGTGGATTCGCAGACGGAAAACAGTTTATTTGCACCCTTATCATCTCATTGGCTCCCGAATAAACTTGAAGCAAGGGGCAATAAACTAATTTTAAGATTGTTGGAAATCGATTCTTGAAAATCACACCACTTACACGGTGACAAATATCGGGTCTTAGTGTACTTTTTAACTTAAGACATTATAAACTACAAAAATGGCCGAGCAGGAGGTTGACCATGGCCGGTACACAGATTTTGACTATATTCCCCTTAAAGCCGCGAAAGACAGCAAACGAAAAGTTACAAGAAAACGAACTCAACTGGAAATGAAGATTGGAGAAAATTACCCAGCAGAAGGTCACTGCTCAATAACGTGTTCATCACCAGAAGAAAACTGTTATCGCGTCTTGTCTTTTGGCGGAGCGCGAAGGAAAGAGGAGAGAACGTGGCAGGACGGAGCAGCAATAACCGAGTTTATCATTTCAGCTGACGATGAGGATGTGTCTATAAGCTCCATTACAACTTGCAGGACAAAAGGTAAGAATTAACACAATACAGATATGCAGCTGTAGTCCAAAATTagtatacaaaaacaatttagaaaaagttttgtttaataataaaataatattcgaGAAGGCAGTATCTCaaaatagaaagaaagaaaagttaACCCAAATGAAATGGATAAAAGTTTCATAATCTTACAACGAAATTTTATAATTTGGCCAAGATGTTaagtttgggaaaaaaagcaaattaaCAACCGGAATAAACAGAAAACCATTGTTCATTGCTTTGAATGCGTTTTTACACATTGATGTACCAGTGAGTTTGGGTGATTTCGTCGGGTTATCATCCGACACAACTTTAAAAcacgaaaaacaaaattacttttaatttgCCGGACGCGAAAGCACACCACAAACAGACGCAAATGTTGGCTACAATACTAATGTCAAAAAGTCCAAaagccagctatgcgtgagatttttcaaaaagATCACCTATCTcggcccgcccccccccccccaaaaaaaaaaaaactgtcgccaaacttgtttctttttttccaaccccccccccccccccaaaaaaaaaaaaaaaaaaaaaaaaaaagttgcagaAATTGTCGACTAAACGTGTGCCAAAATGCATCAGAAACCTCTTCAGAATACttaaaactcacatgaggtacacaggagatgtttCTGATTAATGTGGAAGTACGATTGTATCacaatatccccccccccccccaccaaaaaataaataaataaataaataaataaatgatgtcCAACAACCTCCGCTCACTACTTCTGCTAGTGGAGCGCATTCAAAGAATTTGCTCAACGAATCGGGACAAAGGTGTGCGCAATAAACGTTTTGCGCTCTGCCGTGTTTCAACTGAACCTGCCGAGAGTGCAAAGCGGgcgcaatctgcaaatttgcgctATATTGTACAGCAGCTCaagttgatgattctgataaactgcgtgcaatctgcAGATTGTGCAAACTTTGTAAATTGCGTTTTTGTATACACACGGGCacgatttggcaatgcattgtcgtttgagaaagaaaaaaaaatgactcgGAACGCGCAAAAAAAAAGCATGCGTGCTCGAAAACTTGCGAGCATCAAGCTTGAGCCCACATTTAAAGCCTTACTCTACAATCTGAGGAGTTGTGGTTATATCTCAATTTCTTTCTCATTATAACTCttctttccttttctttttgaggAGGGGGGAGGGGTAGATAAAAAACTAACGAAATTTCACCCTCTTTTTAGGGCAAACAAAAAGGGAATTCCTTTTCAAAACGAAGAAATCACATCCCCGTATAGTGTTAGGTAAAGACATTTCTTTGTTTGCTATACATTTCATTAAATGATCATATTATGTTTATTTCCTAGGAGGAAGTCTTCCACCGCTCCACGGTGCTGCAATTATTGATCTCGACACAAAGCTTATCATGTGGGGCGGTCTCGATCTCAATGAGTACAGGTGTCGAGATGACTTACTCGTCATCACAGAACAACATCAAAGAAGAGGATCAGCCCTGTTCCAGATAACTTATGTAGAAACTCTTTGTCGAAAAACACCGTCCAGACAAGGGCACGACCTTCCACATCAAAGCGGCCCAGTTCCTTCAGGTAAATAACTTACatatgtacccccccccccccctgctgcATTGAGTGTCCTTTTGAAGACCACATCCCTCCCAATTATCGACATTTCTTTTTAGAAGCGACAACTCTTTCATATTTATGTTTTACAAACCCTCAAAGCCCTTCATCATGCCTTGAGTTCACCCCAAACGTCTGTATTTTTGAAGACTATAAATAGACTGTCCCTACTTCCATGTTTTTTCCCTCTCTATGTTTCTTTCGTCAATACGAGGTGGTTCCTTTTTCTGGTATTATTTTAACTTGATCTTGGAATTATTATTTCGAGACAAAGTACACGAATTGAAGATTGGTGTGGACAATTCATTTAAACTATGTACAAAATTTATTCAAATATATACAAAtcaatatacaaatatatacaaataaagAAAGTAGCAATGTTCTACCGACAGACTAGCTGGGGAGGGGAAAAATGACATGCTgttaaattctttaaaaaaataaaaattccacCTCAATGTCATTTTTCCCCTCATGTAGATATAGAGCTACTTCACTGAATACATATAGCTGCTTGGGAAGTGGGTTAGCTGGCTGAGGTAGTAGAATTATTGGTTAGTagtacaaaaataaatagttctataaaatgtacaaatgtacaaatTTTTATATAAAGCAATATATACAAATAGAACATGAACAATGGGACAATAGTCATTTGTACTTAATCAGTGCAAGCATGTATAGAATTTCATTCAAAATCTTGGGAATGAAGCAAATAAAGGTATTGAAAAGGAAGATCCATTTGAAAACCACATTCTTTATTTTGTGTAGCACTTTTtgatgtatgtatgtacatgtacatgtacaatgaacaTGTACTACAAATCGTTCACTGGGcagtttgttttaataatttgcattttttggtttgttCTTATTTACAGGAAGAACGGGACACACATTGACGAGAATTGGAGAAACTGATAAAGCTCTTCTGTTTGGAGGAATTTGTATGGGACAGCGAAACAAAGGCTTTGGGTCCAGATTTTGCAAGAGCTGCAAGGATGGCAGGTTTTACGTTCTGAACACAGAAACCTTCGAGTGGCAGCACGTAAAGGTGCCTCTGATTACATCAAGGGCATATCACACCACAACATGCATCAGCAAAGATTCAGAGTATGTCATAGGTTTGATTGGGGGAGTTGTTTTTGATGGAAACCTACCCAGCCACCGGGAAGCACTGAGTGAAGTTGCTATTCTCACCATGgacaaacaatttaataattgTACCTTACAAGAATTGTCCCTAGCCCCCACTGTACAA
Above is a window of Asterias rubens chromosome 11, eAstRub1.3, whole genome shotgun sequence DNA encoding:
- the LOC117296695 gene encoding uncharacterized protein LOC117296695; protein product: MAEQEVDHGRYTDFDYIPLKAAKDSKRKVTRKRTQLEMKIGENYPAEGHCSITCSSPEENCYRVLSFGGARRKEERTWQDGAAITEFIISADDEDVSISSITTCRTKGGSLPPLHGAAIIDLDTKLIMWGGLDLNEYRCRDDLLVITEQHQRRGSALFQITYVETLCRKTPSRQGHDLPHQSGPVPSAFFGLFLFTGRTGHTLTRIGETDKALLFGGICMGQRNKGFGSRFCKSCKDGRFYVLNTETFEWQHVKVPLITSRAYHTTTCISKDSEYVIGLIGGVVFDGNLPSHREALSEVAILTMDKQFNNCTLQELSLAPTVQNTREVFLSSHATVVHNSSIIVVGGIQTTTKEVQNKAPKALATAYRIDLPGKQYEILPKTTSAPILFSTYGHSVHNLKPDNTILVLGGSSRQISLLTDRSFEPEPCDFIPCTIISSLHLNDTTWIQCDKCKKWYHTHCINLDKVPDGQFFCFSCKK